In a genomic window of Methanoregula sp. UBA64:
- a CDS encoding LysE family translocator: MDWSVLVAGIIFGFCIAAPVGPIAILCIRRTLACGWRSGIATGLGAATADGVYAGVAAFGLTVVTGLLTGHMTIVSAVGGALLVGLGVRIFLSAPPDTPGTAGECTLLQDYATTVFLTLTNPMTLISFAGVFAALGIGGLSGGGVPAMLMVLGITAGSIAWWILLVSGTSVLGSRCDSRVLGLVNRVAGVIIVLFGIATFAMIFV, encoded by the coding sequence GTGGACTGGTCGGTTCTTGTCGCCGGGATAATCTTTGGGTTTTGCATAGCGGCACCCGTCGGCCCCATCGCGATCCTCTGCATCCGGCGGACGCTTGCGTGCGGATGGCGGTCCGGGATTGCAACGGGACTCGGGGCGGCAACGGCAGATGGGGTATATGCTGGCGTTGCAGCGTTTGGCCTTACCGTTGTTACCGGGCTGCTCACGGGGCACATGACCATCGTAAGTGCGGTCGGGGGAGCACTCCTTGTCGGTCTCGGTGTCCGGATCTTCCTGTCAGCGCCACCGGATACTCCCGGGACCGCGGGGGAATGCACGCTGCTGCAGGATTATGCCACAACGGTTTTTCTGACACTCACGAACCCCATGACCCTCATCTCGTTTGCCGGGGTTTTTGCAGCGCTGGGCATTGGCGGGCTTTCGGGCGGCGGCGTCCCGGCGATGCTGATGGTCCTTGGCATTACTGCGGGATCGATTGCCTGGTGGATCCTTCTTGTAAGCGGGACATCGGTTCTTGGATCGCGGTGCGATTCGCGGGTGCTGGGGCTCGTGAACCGGGTCGCCGGGGTCATAATAGTCTTATTTGGGATTGCCACATTTGCGATGATTTTTGTGTGA
- a CDS encoding winged helix-turn-helix domain-containing protein, with the protein MIRQIVIRQVDRPMAPGEDEEIHWFFHSFGIGEGRDTDRVATQVIVALLEHRPAGEGVPVEQIAADLNITSSRVNHHIRNLIDAGILYRHRKLIYLRGSTLRAMVQELRKDAIRMFDDLEDVADGIDKEYGRVRE; encoded by the coding sequence ATGATCCGTCAGATTGTGATCCGGCAGGTGGACCGCCCGATGGCGCCGGGAGAGGACGAGGAGATCCACTGGTTCTTCCACTCGTTCGGGATCGGGGAAGGCCGGGACACGGACCGGGTGGCAACGCAGGTGATCGTGGCGCTGCTCGAACACCGGCCTGCGGGCGAAGGCGTGCCGGTCGAGCAGATTGCAGCGGATCTCAATATCACATCCTCGCGGGTGAACCACCATATAAGGAACCTGATCGATGCGGGGATCCTGTACCGGCACCGGAAGCTCATCTACCTCCGGGGCAGCACGCTCCGGGCCATGGTGCAGGAGTTACGGAAAGACGCCATCAGGATGTTTGACGATCTCGAAGATGTGGCGGACGGGATCGATAAGGAGTACGGGAGAGTGCGGGAGTGA
- the groES gene encoding co-chaperone GroES gives MAIVPIGERVLIRPREAEEVTKSGIYIPETAQEKKKEGTVIAAGTHDDGKSLPLKAGDHVIYGGYSADKVELDGENYVFVPFKDVLAKIE, from the coding sequence ATGGCAATTGTTCCCATTGGAGAACGGGTCTTAATCAGGCCCAGGGAAGCCGAAGAAGTGACAAAAAGCGGGATCTACATCCCCGAGACCGCCCAGGAAAAGAAAAAAGAAGGGACGGTCATTGCCGCAGGGACGCACGATGACGGAAAGTCGCTCCCCTTAAAAGCGGGCGACCACGTCATTTACGGCGGGTACAGCGCGGACAAGGTTGAACTTGATGGCGAGAACTACGTCTTTGTACCGTTCAAGGACGTGCTCGCGAAGATCGAGTGA
- the groL gene encoding chaperonin GroEL (60 kDa chaperone family; promotes refolding of misfolded polypeptides especially under stressful conditions; forms two stacked rings of heptamers to form a barrel-shaped 14mer; ends can be capped by GroES; misfolded proteins enter the barrel where they are refolded when GroES binds): protein MAGSKQLMFNEEARKSLLAGVNKVADTVKITLGPKGRYVVIDKATSPLVTNDGVTIAKEISLHDKFENMGAKLVKEVAQKTQDKTGDGTTTATLLAQAMIVEGLKNITSGANPIEVKKGIDAAVGEAVGYIKKTSVPVKDKAKIVQVATISANNDEEIGKLISEAMEKVGYNGLISVEDAKSLETSLDVVKGMQFDRGFISPYMVTDNEKMVCEYEDCSILITDKKISSIKQMVPVLEMVASEGRPLLIIAEDVDGEAQAALFLNIIRGALKVCAVKAPGFGDDRKAVLEDIAILTGATVISEEKGMKLDNVTKKELGQAHVIRVDSEKTLIVGGKGDKKAVEDRMTLIQSQIKITDAEYKKEELKKRLGNLGGGVAVIKVGAATETELKEKKMRIDDALNATKAAVEEGVVVGGGITLFKAIASLDSLKFDDDRKVGVSIVRRALEEPIRQIAKNSGIEGAEVIARIKEHKNATYGYNAKTAVYEDLMENGVIDPAKVVRIGLQNAGSIAGMILSTEVLITDFNDEKDQKSAAIII from the coding sequence ATGGCAGGATCCAAACAGCTGATGTTTAACGAGGAGGCGAGGAAGTCGCTCCTTGCCGGTGTCAACAAGGTAGCGGACACAGTGAAGATCACACTTGGCCCCAAAGGGCGCTATGTCGTGATCGACAAGGCAACGAGCCCGCTTGTCACCAATGACGGCGTGACCATTGCAAAGGAGATCTCGCTCCACGACAAGTTCGAGAACATGGGCGCAAAGCTCGTAAAAGAAGTTGCCCAGAAGACCCAGGACAAGACCGGTGACGGCACGACCACGGCAACGCTCCTTGCGCAGGCTATGATTGTTGAAGGTCTCAAGAATATTACCTCGGGCGCAAACCCGATCGAAGTGAAAAAGGGCATCGATGCGGCGGTCGGCGAAGCGGTCGGCTACATCAAAAAGACGAGCGTGCCGGTAAAAGACAAGGCAAAGATCGTGCAGGTAGCAACGATATCGGCCAACAACGACGAGGAGATCGGGAAACTTATCTCCGAGGCAATGGAAAAGGTCGGGTACAATGGCCTCATCAGCGTCGAGGACGCAAAGAGCCTTGAGACGAGCCTTGACGTGGTCAAGGGGATGCAGTTCGACCGCGGGTTCATCTCGCCCTACATGGTCACCGACAACGAGAAGATGGTCTGCGAGTACGAGGACTGTTCGATCCTGATTACTGACAAGAAGATCTCGTCCATCAAACAGATGGTGCCGGTGCTCGAGATGGTGGCATCGGAGGGCAGGCCGCTCCTGATCATTGCAGAAGACGTGGACGGCGAGGCGCAGGCAGCGCTCTTCTTAAACATCATCCGCGGGGCGCTCAAGGTCTGTGCGGTAAAAGCACCGGGCTTTGGCGACGACAGGAAGGCAGTGCTCGAAGATATCGCAATCCTGACCGGAGCGACCGTTATCTCGGAAGAGAAGGGTATGAAGCTCGATAATGTCACCAAGAAAGAACTCGGGCAGGCCCACGTGATCCGGGTTGACAGCGAAAAGACGCTCATTGTCGGAGGAAAGGGCGATAAAAAGGCCGTCGAGGACCGGATGACGCTGATCCAGTCCCAGATCAAGATCACAGATGCCGAGTACAAGAAGGAGGAGCTCAAAAAGAGGCTCGGTAACCTTGGCGGCGGTGTTGCGGTGATCAAGGTCGGCGCGGCAACCGAGACGGAGCTCAAGGAGAAGAAGATGCGGATCGACGACGCCCTCAATGCGACAAAGGCCGCAGTCGAGGAAGGCGTGGTGGTCGGCGGCGGGATCACACTCTTTAAGGCCATCGCATCGCTTGACTCCCTCAAATTCGATGACGACCGCAAGGTCGGGGTCTCGATTGTCCGCCGTGCGCTCGAAGAGCCGATCCGGCAGATCGCAAAGAACTCCGGGATTGAAGGCGCGGAAGTAATCGCACGGATTAAGGAACACAAGAATGCAACCTACGGGTACAATGCGAAGACCGCAGTCTACGAGGACCTCATGGAGAACGGGGTCATTGACCCGGCAAAGGTTGTGCGGATCGGACTCCAGAACGCAGGCTCGATCGCCGGTATGATCCTCTCGACCGAGGTCCTGATCACGGACTTCAATGACGAGAAGGACCAGAAGTCCGCAGCGATCATCATCTAA
- a CDS encoding RecQ family ATP-dependent DNA helicase: MTPQADTPRTAPDSREHLLTLLKKYWGYPGFRPHQEAIIRSVVGGRDTLAILTTGSGKSLCYQLPAVYLGGITLVVSPLLALMKDQADALNARGIMAAAWTGQLDSAGRSRIEAAMREGRLRILFVSPEKCMQPGFLAFLKGFPVRLLAIDEAHCISEWGHDFRPEYRELARLRAGFPNAPVIALTATAVPEVRNDIARQLGLVQPREFVGSFERKNLIYKVIRKKNPEVQLAAICCRHKNESGIVYCLSKKETEECAADLRQRGFAAVAYHAGLSRPVRENVQEAFLNNSAKVVCATVAFGMGIDKPDVRFVVHYDLPKSVESYYQETGRAGRDGKPAECVLLFGRRDIVRMNWMLDHDNAGEKATRIAHRNLREIVRYCEITTCRKHFLLTYFGEKPTGPACGTCDVCTATTSGPKKKTPARRTPAGRSSAGCVAVLQRSYPIPSV; encoded by the coding sequence ATGACCCCTCAGGCAGACACACCCCGCACCGCACCCGACTCCCGCGAACATCTCCTTACTCTCTTAAAAAAATACTGGGGATACCCGGGCTTTCGGCCGCATCAGGAGGCGATCATCCGATCGGTTGTGGGCGGCCGCGACACGCTCGCGATCCTGACTACCGGCAGCGGGAAATCGCTCTGCTACCAGCTGCCTGCGGTGTATCTCGGCGGAATCACCCTTGTCGTCTCCCCGCTTCTGGCGCTCATGAAAGACCAGGCCGATGCACTCAATGCGCGGGGTATTATGGCGGCCGCATGGACCGGCCAGCTCGACAGTGCCGGGCGGAGCCGGATCGAGGCGGCAATGCGGGAAGGCAGGCTCCGGATCCTCTTTGTCTCACCGGAGAAGTGTATGCAGCCGGGATTTCTGGCATTCCTCAAAGGATTCCCAGTCCGGCTCCTTGCCATCGACGAGGCGCACTGCATCTCGGAGTGGGGCCACGATTTCCGGCCCGAGTACCGCGAGCTTGCCCGGCTCCGGGCGGGTTTCCCAAATGCCCCGGTCATCGCGCTCACGGCAACCGCAGTCCCCGAGGTGCGTAACGATATCGCCCGCCAGCTCGGCCTCGTGCAGCCCCGCGAGTTCGTGGGAAGTTTCGAGAGGAAGAACCTCATCTATAAGGTCATCAGGAAAAAAAACCCGGAAGTCCAGCTCGCTGCCATCTGCTGCCGGCATAAAAACGAGTCCGGCATTGTGTACTGCCTCTCGAAGAAGGAGACGGAAGAGTGCGCTGCGGACCTCCGGCAGCGGGGCTTTGCCGCCGTTGCCTACCATGCCGGCCTCTCCCGCCCGGTCCGGGAGAACGTGCAGGAAGCGTTTCTCAATAACTCCGCGAAAGTGGTCTGCGCCACCGTTGCGTTCGGCATGGGGATCGACAAGCCCGATGTCCGGTTCGTTGTCCACTACGATCTCCCCAAATCGGTAGAGTCCTACTACCAGGAGACCGGCCGGGCCGGCCGGGACGGGAAGCCCGCCGAGTGCGTGCTCCTCTTTGGCCGCAGGGACATTGTCCGTATGAACTGGATGCTCGACCACGATAATGCGGGAGAGAAGGCCACCCGGATCGCGCACCGGAACCTCCGCGAGATAGTCCGGTACTGCGAGATAACCACCTGCCGGAAGCACTTCCTCCTCACGTATTTCGGTGAGAAACCGACCGGCCCGGCCTGTGGGACCTGCGATGTCTGCACCGCAACCACATCCGGGCCAAAGAAGAAGACCCCGGCCCGGCGCACTCCTGCCGGCAGGAGCTCAGCAGGCTGTGTGGCAGTCCTCCAGCGCAGTTACCCGATCCCGAGCGTTTAA
- the uvrC gene encoding excinuclease ABC subunit UvrC, with product MIDTAGLPENPGCYLYSDAEGRIIYVGKAKNLKKRVSSYFTKKDHDPKTKSLVAHIASVDFVVTGSETEAFLLENTLIKKHQPKYNIDLKDAKRYAWIELTNEKFPRLVVARKATGDGTYFGPFVSASERDYVMKVAKKIFHLRTCKKLPKRPCLRRHMQSCSAPCTGTMSPEEYGENVKKAALLLKGKAKELVAELRTAMAARSVAEDYERALVLRNEISAIEHLADRQHVERRREYDQDVIAFQVSGETVYLTLFNVEKGTLANKQEFTFDAGEDFFEEFVVQYYSDHDPPNEIIVEQETDPALAEFLSTKKGRQVGIVVPQRGEKRQLLDLAKKNLEIAFFRDTLKGVELGAALTMEKPPGVIECFDISHLSGTAMVGSMVQFRDGKPDKSGYRRFKIKTVEGIDDFASIAEVVTRRYRRLTEEHAPLPDLVIIDGGKGQLSAARGALSALGIDNLPVISIAKREEELYVPGDSLPLRLDRKSIALRYIEEIRDEAHRFAITYNRLLRKKKVIS from the coding sequence ATGATCGATACCGCAGGCCTTCCCGAAAACCCCGGCTGCTACCTCTATTCCGATGCAGAGGGCCGGATCATCTACGTGGGTAAGGCAAAAAACCTCAAAAAACGGGTATCGAGCTATTTCACAAAAAAAGACCACGACCCCAAGACAAAGAGCCTCGTTGCCCATATCGCCTCGGTCGACTTCGTGGTCACCGGTTCCGAGACCGAGGCATTTCTTCTCGAAAACACCCTGATAAAAAAGCACCAGCCGAAGTACAACATCGATCTCAAGGATGCGAAACGCTATGCCTGGATCGAGCTCACGAACGAGAAGTTCCCGCGCCTTGTTGTTGCCCGGAAAGCGACCGGCGACGGCACGTACTTCGGGCCCTTTGTCTCCGCCTCGGAACGGGACTATGTCATGAAGGTGGCAAAGAAGATCTTCCACTTAAGAACCTGCAAAAAACTCCCCAAGCGCCCCTGCCTGCGCCGGCACATGCAGTCCTGCAGTGCACCCTGCACAGGGACCATGAGCCCCGAAGAGTACGGAGAGAACGTCAAAAAAGCAGCCCTGCTCTTAAAAGGAAAGGCAAAGGAACTGGTCGCAGAGCTCCGTACCGCGATGGCGGCCCGGTCGGTGGCCGAGGACTACGAGCGGGCACTTGTCCTCAGAAACGAAATTTCTGCCATCGAACATCTTGCAGACCGGCAGCACGTGGAACGCCGTCGGGAGTACGACCAGGACGTGATCGCATTCCAGGTCTCGGGGGAGACCGTGTACCTGACGCTCTTTAACGTAGAGAAGGGCACACTTGCAAACAAGCAGGAGTTCACGTTCGATGCGGGCGAGGACTTCTTCGAGGAGTTTGTTGTCCAGTATTACTCGGACCATGATCCCCCCAATGAGATCATTGTGGAGCAGGAGACCGACCCGGCACTCGCGGAGTTCCTCTCGACAAAGAAGGGCCGGCAGGTCGGGATCGTTGTCCCGCAGCGGGGCGAGAAGAGGCAGCTCCTTGATCTTGCCAAGAAAAACCTTGAGATCGCGTTCTTCCGCGACACCTTAAAAGGCGTGGAGCTCGGCGCTGCGCTCACCATGGAGAAGCCTCCCGGAGTGATCGAGTGTTTCGATATCTCCCACCTCTCCGGGACGGCAATGGTGGGCTCGATGGTACAGTTCCGTGACGGGAAACCCGACAAGTCCGGCTACCGGCGCTTTAAGATCAAGACCGTGGAGGGGATCGACGATTTCGCTTCCATCGCGGAAGTCGTGACACGGCGGTACCGGCGGCTTACCGAAGAGCACGCACCGCTCCCTGATCTCGTGATCATCGACGGGGGAAAGGGCCAGCTCTCCGCCGCCCGAGGGGCGCTTTCTGCGCTCGGGATCGACAACCTGCCGGTGATCTCGATTGCCAAGCGCGAAGAGGAACTCTACGTGCCCGGGGACTCCCTCCCGTTACGGCTCGACCGGAAGAGTATCGCCCTCCGCTACATCGAGGAGATCCGGGACGAGGCGCACCGGTTCGCCATCACCTACAACCGGCTGTTACGAAAAAAGAAGGTCATTTCCTGA
- a CDS encoding ferritin family protein, which produces MPDFLNPFSGKVPDRKLTKEELIRAVRLDVAGELEAIHGYMAHADATDNELAKAVLTDIADEERVHVGELLRLLSILTGDEDEFYKKGTLEVDTMAGKVGAAGAGVPAAKEESTIGALKPLKEA; this is translated from the coding sequence ATGCCAGACTTTTTAAATCCGTTCAGCGGCAAGGTCCCGGACCGGAAACTGACCAAAGAGGAACTCATCCGGGCTGTCCGGCTCGACGTTGCCGGGGAGCTTGAAGCGATCCACGGCTATATGGCGCATGCTGATGCTACCGATAACGAACTCGCAAAGGCGGTCCTTACCGATATCGCCGATGAAGAGCGCGTGCATGTCGGGGAACTCTTACGGCTCCTTTCCATCCTGACCGGCGACGAGGATGAATTCTACAAGAAAGGAACGCTCGAAGTAGATACCATGGCAGGTAAGGTTGGGGCAGCCGGCGCAGGTGTACCGGCGGCAAAAGAGGAATCGACCATTGGAGCGCTCAAACCCTTAAAGGAGGCTTAA
- a CDS encoding family 1 encapsulin nanocompartment shell protein: MANAYLGREDAPIGAETWKLIDDVAVQAAKSQLAGRRLLAVEGPYGFGLKAIPLGDYALEDGISASVSLPLSLIRTDFSLAKRDLASFERDHLILDTAPVACAAMDAAAKEDKIIFAGLAGTPGLLNAEGAGSMTLSKWDKVGAAADQIIDAVTKLDAAGFHGPYSLALAPAQYNLLLRRYPQGDGTELEHITSIVGDGVIKAPALKKGGVLIASGSQYASVAIGQDLAVGYNGPVGDLLEFQIYESLALVVRAPESILILK, translated from the coding sequence ATGGCAAACGCATATCTCGGACGCGAAGATGCACCCATCGGTGCAGAGACCTGGAAACTGATCGACGATGTGGCAGTTCAGGCAGCAAAGAGCCAGCTGGCCGGGCGCCGGCTGCTTGCAGTGGAAGGACCATATGGCTTCGGGCTTAAGGCTATCCCTCTCGGGGACTATGCACTCGAAGACGGGATTAGCGCGAGCGTCTCGCTCCCGCTCTCCCTGATCCGGACCGATTTCTCGCTTGCAAAACGCGACCTCGCATCCTTTGAGCGTGACCACCTGATCCTCGACACAGCCCCGGTTGCCTGTGCGGCAATGGACGCAGCGGCAAAGGAGGACAAGATCATCTTTGCCGGCCTTGCCGGGACCCCGGGCCTCCTCAATGCCGAGGGTGCAGGCTCAATGACTCTGTCCAAGTGGGACAAGGTCGGCGCGGCAGCAGACCAGATCATCGATGCGGTCACCAAACTCGACGCAGCCGGGTTCCACGGCCCTTACAGCCTCGCGCTCGCACCGGCGCAGTACAACCTGCTCCTCCGACGCTACCCGCAGGGTGACGGCACCGAACTCGAACACATTACCTCTATTGTGGGTGATGGTGTCATCAAGGCGCCGGCACTCAAGAAAGGCGGCGTGCTCATTGCTTCGGGCAGCCAGTATGCCTCGGTTGCTATCGGACAGGACCTGGCCGTAGGCTATAACGGGCCGGTCGGCGACCTGCTCGAGTTCCAGATCTACGAGAGTCTTGCCCTCGTGGTCCGGGCACCCGAATCGATCCTCATCCTCAAATAA